The genomic DNA GTCATCGTTTGAGTGGGATGATTATGCCAAATTTGAGTATTTTTATTGCGTGGAGCTTATTGTCTTTGGTGGCTGGCTATACGACTGGGAATCTACGGCTAGCTCTTTCTGAAGTCGAAACGATAATGATTCGAGTTGTTTTACCGATTCTAATTGGTTTTACAGGCGGAAAAATGTTCGAGGAACAACGTGGCGGCGTTGTTGCTGCTATTGCGACAGTGGGCGTGATTGTTTCCACAGATGTTCCACAGTTGTTTGGTGCTATGTTTATTGGCCCTTTAGCAGGATATACTTTCGCCAAAATTGAACAAATTCTCTTACCGAAAGTTAAAGAAGGCTATGAGATGCTGACTAAAAACTTTTTAGCAGGAATTGTGGGAGGACTGCTTTGCTGTTTTGGTATTCTGGTTGTAGCTCCTGCTGTTGAAAGTGCTAGTTTTTGGCTGTATCAATTTTCTTCTTGGTTAATTGAAGCCAATCTTTTACCATTGGTTCACGTTTTCTTAGAGCCCTTAAAAGTGTTATTTTTTAATAATGCGATTAACCATGGCTTATTAACGCCTCTAGGTTTAGAAGGTGCTAGTCAAACAGGTCAGTCCATTTTATTTCTATTGGAAACAAATCCTGGACCAGGCGTGGGCGTTTTGGTTGCTTTTCTGCTGTTTGGGCCTGTAGGACAACGAAAAACAGCAGGAGGTGCCACCATGATTCAACTGATTGGGGGCATTCATGAAATTTATTTTCCGTTTGTTTTGATGGACCCGCGCTTATTTTTAGCAGTAATTGCTGGAGGAATGAGTGGTACGCTTGTTTTTCAAATATTTAATGTGGGTCTAAGTGCTCCAGCTTCGCCAGGTTCATTGGTTGCGATTTTAGCCAATGCCCCGACTGATGCGAGGCTGGCGGTTTTTAGCGGAATTTTTGTTAGCTTTCTGTGCTCTTTTGCAATAGCAAGCTTGTTATTAAAACGTCAACGAGGAATTGAACCAGTTTCAATGATAAAGATGAAGGAGAAGGAGGAAGACCAAGTGGAAACAGTCACACCTAACTATCAGCAAATTTTATTTGTTTGTGATGCAGGAATGGGCTCAAGTGCCATGGGGGCTAGCTTGCTGAGCCGACAATTAAAAGCTGTGGACTTGGAGATACCTGTGACTTACCAGTCCGTTCATCAGATGAAGTGGCAGCCTAAGACATTAGTGGTCATTCAAGCAGAATTGAAACAGTTAGCACAAAAGTACGTCCCAGAAAAGGATATGGTGAGTGTTCAAAATTTTTTAGAAATTAAATCCTATTACCCGCAAGTTTTAGCCAAACTGACTGCTTCTTCTCAAGAGCAATCTTCACTTGGTTCAGAGTCTACTGGAACGAACCCGACCAAACAAATACAGAAGCTTGTTTTTTTATATGCCAAGAATGTTCGAGGATCGCAAACAATGGGAATGGAATTATTGCGGCAACAAGCGGCGAAACAAGGAGTCGCGATTGAAGTATCTAAAGAACCACTGGAAACAGTCTTTTTTACCAAGGAGACAACCTACGTAGTGACTCGTGAACTGGCGCAAGCCTATCATTTAGATCTAACGCAACAAAATTTATACGTAGTTACTAGTTTTTTGAATAAGAAAGAGTATCAAGAATGGCTGGAAGGAGGAGCTGATAGATGTTTTTAACGACAAGAGAAACTGTTCTATTAACGGAATTAGTGAATAGTCCTACCCCCGTTTCAGTAAACCGCATGATGAATTTGTTAAAGGTTAGCCGCCGGACGGTATATCGTGAATTAGAAAATTTAGAAACCTCGCTAGCATCGATGGGCGCGACGTTGGAAAAAGTAGCTCGTGGGCGCTTTTCGATTCAAGCAGATGAAGCAGCGATGACGGAAATTCAGGCTGCTATTTTAGGAGAAGAGACACAGGAACTTTCTACTTTGGCGCGGCAACATGCGATTTTATTGACATTACTGCAAACAAAAGAGCCAGTCTCTATGCATTATTTTCTGGAAACGTATTGTATTAGTAATACGACTTTTTATGCCGATATTAAACAATTAGAAACACGGATTGCTCGGATTCCGTTGACGATTTCTCGGAATCAAGGCTATGAAGTGACTGGTTCTGAAAAATATCGCCGTCTTCTAATGGCGAATATTCTAAGTATGGAAATTAATGAGTACCAATTTTTTCATTTTACCGAATTAACGACAAACGACCATTTTTTCTTTCAGTTTATTCATGCAGAACATTTAGCATTTGCACAAAAAATTGTTCAGCCAGAAGTAGAAACTTTATTTCCAGCATTAAGTGATCGTAAATTACAACATTTGATTTTAATGTTAACAATTGCGATGGATCGGGTCACTGCAGGTTTTTATTTAGCTGATGAGACCTATACTGGGCAGATGAATAAGGCCTTTCTAAATTGTTCTAAACGACTTTTTTCAAAAGTCGCTGCTGAAACGAAACAACTATACGCTGTCAGTGAGATTGTTTTTTTTGCTAGCTTATTAAGTGATTTTTCTAATTCTTTTGATGAAGATTTTTTTGATGAACATTTTGACACTCAGCTGGCTTATGCAGTGAAACAACTGATTGAAGCAGTAAGTCAAGAAACAGAAGTTAATTTTTTCGAAGATACCAATCTGTATAAAATGTTGTTGACGCATTTATCAGGTGTTTTTTCTCGGGCGGTTTTACAAGAAGAAGATTTAACGAATCCCATTTTAGAACGGATCATGAATCAATATCAAGAAATAGCTGCGGCTTTACGCCAAGCGTTGCCGCAAATTTTTCCGCAAAAGAATTTATCGGAAGAGGAAATTGCCTACATGGTACTTCATTTTGCCAATTCTTTAGAACGGAGTCCCAAAATTATGGAAGTTGATATTGCTGGTTTTTCTCCTAGCGGTTTGGCTTCGACAAGTATGCTGGAAATGCGATTACGGCGCTACTTTCCTTTTATCAACCAGATTCATTTTTTTCGGATTGCGGATTTAGGTAAGGTGAATGTTGAGGAAAACTATGACTTAGTGATTTCCACTTCGTTATTACCAGGATACAACGGTAAATATAAATTGATCTCACCGTTACTTTTAGACGATGAAATCCGCCAATTGAAAGAAGAGTTTAAGCGGATTAGTCACGAAAAACGCTCGCTTAGGAAAGCGCCTGTGAAAAAAATAGGTGGCGAAGAAAGCTACGAAACAGTGGTCGCTTTCATGGAAGAAATTAGTAAACTATTAGAAACATTTTTCATAGCAGATTTAAATAATCAAGCGGATTTAGCAGAAACCGTTCAACAAGCTCTCGCGCAACTTTCCGCAGATTTAATCACCGATAGTGCAATCGTCTGTCAGCAATTGATGAAACGTTACGAGCAAGCGCCTATTGGGATTCCTCAGACGGAAATGGCCTTATTCCATACCTCAAGTACAGCAGTGACACAGCCTGTTTTTTGTATTTTTAATCTGGCCCAGCCACTTATGATTGAAGGTATGGATAAAAAGCCGATGCAGTTACAACGTATGTTACTCATGCTAGCGCCAATGCCGATTGATGAAACAATCGGGAAAATTTTAGGAAAAATCAGTGGTGCGATTATTATGAATGATTTAAATACAGAAATTTTTCATTCAGGAAATGAAGCCATTGTTTATCAGTTGCTTTCGTCATTATTAATTGAAGAAATGAAAGGCTAGGTGTTGAGAGATGTTTGAAATTACAGCGGAGCAAATAATGTTGAATCAATCGTATGCTAGTTGGGAGGAAGCACTTGCAGCTTCTGGTGAATTACTGCTAAAAAATCAGTTGGTCACGCCTGACTATGTCAAAGCAATGTATCAACGTCAACAAAAAGTCAGTGTGTATATCGGTAACTTCGTGGCATTACCTCATGCGGAAGGACAAGATGAACAAGTTTTAAAAGAAGGGATTTGCTTTATTCAAGTGCCTGATGGGGTCAACTTTGGTACGGAAGCAGATCGAAAAATAGCTACTTTGTTATTTGTCGTTGCTCTAAAAAGTCAACGGCAATTAAGCATGCTTCAAGAATTAGCTTTTTTCTGTTCAGATCTCGAAAACATTCAGCGGCTCAGTGATTGTCAAACAATAGATGAAGCACAAAAAATTCTGGCTCAAGCCTAAAGTTACGTCTGAAAAAAATCAATTCATTCTGAAATGTTCAATAATTATTGAAATAATTTTATATTAAAAAATTAAAATATTTTTATTTAAGAGATTAAATAAAAAAAGATAAGAAGATTCCTTGACAAAAAATAGGCCCTATGATAAATTTAAGGTAACTTGTGACAAAGTCGTGCATGGATGCACTAAAAAGACACCCTATTGCGGTAGGGTGTCTTTTTTTGCTGTTTAGACAGCAGCGGTTGAAAGCAACTTGTTTATTCCTCGTTCTGTTTTTCCAACCAAATGGTTACAAGTTTCAGGACAATCCCGACAAAAATCGGCACAAGAACTTTTGTGACAATCTCGTACATGTGATGCACCTCCTTTCGAGGCAAGTCGCCAATTTGAGTATAGCATAAAAAGTTGTTCATTTATTATTGGAATTATTAGAAATGGAATAAGCACGTGTTTTCTGGTTTTCGTAACTAGAGAACACGTGCTTTTTTCTTTCAACTTTTGGCACAATGGTTTGTGCCAAAGTACGACTTTTTCCAGATTCGGAAAGCGGATACAATTTAGTCAACAAGAAAAGTTACTTGAGAGAAGGGGAATAAAAATGGAACAAGTACCAGAAAAAAATAAAGTATCAATTAAAGCAAAAGTCCAAAGACTTGGCAGTACCTTATCTAGCATGGTGATGCCCAATATCGGGGCGTTGATTGCGTGGGGCGTTTTGACAGCGCTATTTATCCCAGATGGATATCTGCCAAATAAAGCCTTTGCCACGATGGTTGGCCCAATGTTGACCTATTTAATTCCATTATTAATTGGCTACACTGGTGGGAAAGTAATTGCAGGTGATCGCGGTGCCGTAGTTGGCGCAATTGCGACAATGGGCGTGATTGTGGGAACCGATATTCCGATGATGCTAGGTGCCATGATTATGGGTCCACTTGGTGGCTTTACAATTAAGAAATTTGATCAGTATTTCCAACATCGGATTAAAGCTGGTTTTGAAATGTTAGTAAACAATTTTTCAGCTGGATTGATTGGTTTTGCATTAGCTTTACTTGGTTTTTCAGCGATTGGCCCAATTGTCGATGCGCTGACTGCTGCAATGGCACGTGGTGTGGAAATCATTTTAAATGCTCATTTGATTCCATTAACGAGTATTTTTATTGAACCGGCAAAAGTGCTCTTTTTAAACAATGCGATTAATCATGGCATTTTAACACCCTTAGGGACAGAACAAGTCTTATCGGCTGGCAAATCAATTCTTTTCCTATTAGAAGCAAACCCTGGTCCTGGGTTAGGTGTCTTATTAGCATTTATGTTTTTTGGAAAAGGTGCGGCAAAATCTTCTGCGCCGGGAGCAATAATTATTCATTTCCTTGGTGGTATCCACGAAATTTACTTCCCATATGTAATGATGAAACCGTTATTATTCTTATCGGTTATTGCAGGTGGCGCGACAGGTAGTTTGGTTTTCCAAACGTTAGATGCTGGTTTACGTGCGCCCGCTTCCCCAGGCTCCATTATAGCTATTTTAGCAATGACACCAATGGGTTCTTACTTACCAGTTATTTTAGGTGTTTTGGCAGCAACTGCTGTTTCCTTTGCAGTATCCGCAGTCATTTTAAAAGCAGATGCGAAAGAAGAAAGTGATGAATTTGCCCAAAAAGTGAAAGAAACCCAAGCTGCTAAAGCAGCATCAAAAGGATTAACTGTCACAAATGGTAGTGCTTCATTGTCAGGAATTCAACAAATTATTTTTGCTTGTGATGCTGGGATGGGCTCTAGTGCAATGGGTGCGTCTATCTTACGGAAAAAGGTCCAAGAGGCTGGTTTAGTACAAACTGTGACGAATCGGGCCATTAATAATTTGACCGATGAGGGAAATACATTGATTGTCACACAAGCGGAATTGCAAGAACGGGCCAAACAGAAAGCACCTAATGCAACCTTTGTAGCAGTTGAAAACTTCTTGAACTCACCACGTTATGATGAAATTGTG from Enterococcus faecalis includes the following:
- a CDS encoding PTS mannitol-specific transporter subunit IIBC, with the protein product MEQVPEKNKVSIKAKVQRLGSTLSSMVMPNIGALIAWGVLTALFIPDGYLPNKAFATMVGPMLTYLIPLLIGYTGGKVIAGDRGAVVGAIATMGVIVGTDIPMMLGAMIMGPLGGFTIKKFDQYFQHRIKAGFEMLVNNFSAGLIGFALALLGFSAIGPIVDALTAAMARGVEIILNAHLIPLTSIFIEPAKVLFLNNAINHGILTPLGTEQVLSAGKSILFLLEANPGPGLGVLLAFMFFGKGAAKSSAPGAIIIHFLGGIHEIYFPYVMMKPLLFLSVIAGGATGSLVFQTLDAGLRAPASPGSIIAILAMTPMGSYLPVILGVLAATAVSFAVSAVILKADAKEESDEFAQKVKETQAAKAASKGLTVTNGSASLSGIQQIIFACDAGMGSSAMGASILRKKVQEAGLVQTVTNRAINNLTDEGNTLIVTQAELQERAKQKAPNATFVAVENFLNSPRYDEIVAELSGTKEKNDAQPTVSKATPASEIEGDLANVNEILLVHDDRVGSATMGMKVLEEILDKEKISMPIRKININELTQQTQALIVTKAELTEQARKKAPKATHLSVKSMVNPQKYETVVSLLKESA
- a CDS encoding PTS transporter subunit EIIC is translated as MKEKEMHSLFFKHKFVKVTPYLRRFGHRLSGMIMPNLSIFIAWSLLSLVAGYTTGNLRLALSEVETIMIRVVLPILIGFTGGKMFEEQRGGVVAAIATVGVIVSTDVPQLFGAMFIGPLAGYTFAKIEQILLPKVKEGYEMLTKNFLAGIVGGLLCCFGILVVAPAVESASFWLYQFSSWLIEANLLPLVHVFLEPLKVLFFNNAINHGLLTPLGLEGASQTGQSILFLLETNPGPGVGVLVAFLLFGPVGQRKTAGGATMIQLIGGIHEIYFPFVLMDPRLFLAVIAGGMSGTLVFQIFNVGLSAPASPGSLVAILANAPTDARLAVFSGIFVSFLCSFAIASLLLKRQRGIEPVSMIKMKEKEEDQVETVTPNYQQILFVCDAGMGSSAMGASLLSRQLKAVDLEIPVTYQSVHQMKWQPKTLVVIQAELKQLAQKYVPEKDMVSVQNFLEIKSYYPQVLAKLTASSQEQSSLGSESTGTNPTKQIQKLVFLYAKNVRGSQTMGMELLRQQAAKQGVAIEVSKEPLETVFFTKETTYVVTRELAQAYHLDLTQQNLYVVTSFLNKKEYQEWLEGGADRCF
- a CDS encoding PTS sugar transporter subunit IIA; translated protein: MFEITAEQIMLNQSYASWEEALAASGELLLKNQLVTPDYVKAMYQRQQKVSVYIGNFVALPHAEGQDEQVLKEGICFIQVPDGVNFGTEADRKIATLLFVVALKSQRQLSMLQELAFFCSDLENIQRLSDCQTIDEAQKILAQA
- a CDS encoding BglG family transcription antiterminator, producing MFLTTRETVLLTELVNSPTPVSVNRMMNLLKVSRRTVYRELENLETSLASMGATLEKVARGRFSIQADEAAMTEIQAAILGEETQELSTLARQHAILLTLLQTKEPVSMHYFLETYCISNTTFYADIKQLETRIARIPLTISRNQGYEVTGSEKYRRLLMANILSMEINEYQFFHFTELTTNDHFFFQFIHAEHLAFAQKIVQPEVETLFPALSDRKLQHLILMLTIAMDRVTAGFYLADETYTGQMNKAFLNCSKRLFSKVAAETKQLYAVSEIVFFASLLSDFSNSFDEDFFDEHFDTQLAYAVKQLIEAVSQETEVNFFEDTNLYKMLLTHLSGVFSRAVLQEEDLTNPILERIMNQYQEIAAALRQALPQIFPQKNLSEEEIAYMVLHFANSLERSPKIMEVDIAGFSPSGLASTSMLEMRLRRYFPFINQIHFFRIADLGKVNVEENYDLVISTSLLPGYNGKYKLISPLLLDDEIRQLKEEFKRISHEKRSLRKAPVKKIGGEESYETVVAFMEEISKLLETFFIADLNNQADLAETVQQALAQLSADLITDSAIVCQQLMKRYEQAPIGIPQTEMALFHTSSTAVTQPVFCIFNLAQPLMIEGMDKKPMQLQRMLLMLAPMPIDETIGKILGKISGAIIMNDLNTEIFHSGNEAIVYQLLSSLLIEEMKG
- a CDS encoding type I toxin-antitoxin system Fst family toxin, with translation MYEIVTKVLVPIFVGIVLKLVTIWLEKQNEE